From the genome of Longispora fulva:
CCGTCCTCGCGTTCTGGACGGTACCTATCGGGGTGATGTCGAAGCTGAGCATGATTCCATCCATGTCTTGGGGGTGTTGAACCATCGTCGCCGTCCCCGACCACGCTGTGACCGGCACGGGAGGGCTGTACTGCCGGCAATTGGCTATCCGGCGAACAGGAGCGCGCTGATCACCAGCATCACCAGGGCGGTGGCAGCGTGCACGCCGTAGGCGGTCGCCTTGGGTCCGTCGCTGCGCAATACGATCAGTGCGTCGCCGACGGGAATGACGGCGGCGGCCAGCATGCCCGAGCCGAGTAGGTGGGGTGTTCCTCCCGCCAGCAGGACGAGGATGAGGAGTCCTGCGGCGATGTCGCGGACGGCCTTGACTGCCAGCCAGGCCTGGAAGGTGCGGTCTGCGGTCGGCGTGTCGGGGATGCCGAAGCCGGCTGCGGCCTGCGGTGCCCGGAGGGCGTTCGCGCCCATGAGGATGACGGCTACGCCGATCAGTCCGGCGAGTACGTTGGCGACGGTGATGAGCATGGTTGTCCCTGAAGAAGCGAAGCGGATGTGGTGAGGAAGAGCTGGTGGCTACTGGCACCGTTCCTTGTCCACGGCACGTGACCGCGTCGTGGGGCGGTGATCCGGTGCGGCGGGCTAGGGAACGATCACGACGCCTCCGCGCACTCCGCCTTGGGCCAGCAGGTTGTGGGCCGCTGTAGCGTCGGTGAAGGGGTAGACACCGGCGACCCGCAGTGGGATGACTCCGCTTTCCACCAACGTCACCAGTTCGCCCAGCCGGGTGCTGTCGGGCAGCACGTTCAGTGCGAACGTGCGGATTCCCCTCGTCGGCTCCGGGCGCAGCGGGGGTGAGGCGGCCACGTAGCCACCGCCGTCCCTGACCAGGTCCATCAGCGAAGGGCCGATCACCGCGAGGTCGACGACCGCGTCGAAGCTGGCCGCCGCCGCTAGCGGATCGTCCGAGCGTGGCACGAACGTCGCGCCCTGCGACTCGACGAAATCGCGGTCGCCGACCCCCGCTACTCCTGTGGCGTGCAGTCCGGCGTGCCGGGCCAGTGCGAGGGTGAACCCGCCGACCTGTCCAGCGGCACCGGTGACGAGCACGGATGACCCTTCTGGGAGCGCGAGCAGGTCGAGGGCCTGGGCTGCGGCGAGGCCATTGGTCGGCAGGGTCGCGGCCTCGCTGGCGGAGACGCCGACGGGCGCGGCGGTCAGCCACGCGGCATCGAGGACGACAAACTCCGCGTGGGCGCCGACCGTGGTGCGCAGCCAGGGTGAGAAGCCGATGACGTCGTCATCCACCGTGAGATCTCCGACGGACGCACCCACGGCGTCGACCGTGCCGACCACGTCCCAACCGGGAACGTACGGCAGCCCGGTCGGCAGTGGCGCCGGGAACCGACCGGCGCGAACCATGAGATCCACCGGGTGTACGACGGACGCGGCGACCCGTACCCGCACCTGACCCGGTCCCGGCTGGGGCACCGGCAGGTCCGTCACCACCCGCAGAACCTCCGGCCCACCGAACCGTGCATAGCTGACTGCGCGCATCGCCGTACCCTCCTGTGAACGTCAAGATCACCATGACGTTAGGCAGCCTCGGGCACTGTGAGAAAGTAGGCACCTCGAAGTGCCTATGGCACCGGCAAGGGGGTAGACATGGCGACGACGACCGCCGGACAGCGACGTGAGCAGGCCAAACGCGACTATGACGCGTTTCTGGCTGGCTGCCCGACCCGGGAACTGCTGAGCACGCTCACCGACAAGTGGGTGGCGCTGCTGATCCCGGCGCTCGCCGGCGGCCCGCAGCGACACAGCGAACTCGCCCGCCGCATCGCCGGCGTCAGCCAGAAGATGCTCACCCAGACCCTGCGCACAATGGAACGCGATGGTCTGCTCACCCGCACCGTGACCACGTCAGTACCCGCACGCGTCGACTACCAGCTCACCCCGCTCGGCCACGACCTGTTCCCGGTCATGGTCGCGATCAAGACCTGGGCGGAGACACACATGGACCGCGTCTTTCAGGCCCGGACCCAGTTCGACACGCGAACATGAAATCCAGCGGGTCTTGACCACCCGCTCCGGCACACCTGTTGGAACGCAAGCCCGGCGACCGGAAGGACGCCGCCACCGCCCGGCCCGACCAGGTCGTGTGGCGGCCGTCGGTCAGCGCATCTTCTTCAAGTAGGCGGCGACGCGTTTGTCGATCCGGCGGTTGTCGCGTCCACGCCGGACCTTGATCGCGACGATCAGCAGGGCGACAGCCGCACCGGCGGCGGCGCGGACGCGGTTGTCGGCGGCCACCGCGCGTGCCTGCGGAGCCCACGCTCGCAGCCGGTCGGCCACCGCCACGGTGACATGCTTGGCCGCGCTGGTGGCATCGGCGGTGTCGGCGTTGGGGTCGGCGGCCTGAGCCGGCGCCGTCAACGGATCCATCGGTGTGACTGTGATCGAGGCCTGAGCGTCGCGCATGACTTCTCCCTCATCGAGGTGCCCTTTCCGGGCAGGGTGACTGCGATGGCGCACGGTACGCCGGCGAAGGTTGGCGGACCGTTGTGCGAGTGGCCGGGCGCTTCGGCTATCGCAGGGCTCGCCGTCCGCTGACGCCGGCGGCGATGGCGACGCCGACGGCCGCGAGGGCGACCTGGATGGCGATCTCGATCCAGTCGACCCCGGGCGTGGTGGCCACGCCCAGGCCGCGGGCGATCGCGGTGCCGATGAGGGCGGCGAGGATTCCGACGATGATGGTGACCCAGATCGGAATGTTCTGTTTCCCGGGCAGGACGAGGCGGCCCAGGGCACCGATGATCAGACCGACGATGAGTGCGGAGATGATGCCGGCAACAGTCACGTGGATCTCCTTGGTAGTCGATTCGGACGTCTGCTGCCGCACGGGCGCTGACGTGTCGTGCTGTGACAGGTCGATACCCGCCGGACGGGACCGCAAACGTCTGTGAGGACAGGACACGCCTCGCGTCCATGACTCGGTGGCCGGTGTGGCGACCGGCGGTTGCGGGTAAGCGGTGGTGGAACCCGACCGAGAGGAGAACGTCGTGAGTGTCGTGACCGAGACGATCGAGGTCGACGCGCCCGTGCGGGCCGTGTACAACCAGTGGACGCAGTTCGAGGATTTCCCCCAGTTCATGGAGGGCGTCGACTCCATCGTCCAGCAGGCCGACGATCGTACCCACTGGAAGATCAACATCGGTGGTGTGGAGCGGGAGTTCGACGCCATGATCATCGAGCAGGTCCCCGACGAGCGGGTGGCGTGGGCCTCCGTCAGCGGTCCCCGCCACGCGGGTCTGATCACCTTCGAGCCGCAGAGCGCCGACCGCACCAGTGTGACGGCGCGCATCAACATGGAACCCGAGGGGATCACGGAGAAGGTCGGCGACGCGCTCGGACTGATCACCCGGCGGGTGCGCGGGGACCTCGAGCGGTTCAAGGAGTTCCTGGAGGCACGTGGCTCAGAGTCCGGCGGCTGGCGCGGAAAGATCAGCTAGCCGGGTGTCGCCCCGTCGCCGGGCGGGTACACCGGTGATCAACCGATAGACGTCGACAAGGGAGAATCATGACGAGCATGAGTCCGAACTCCGGCTTCGACGCGTGGAACTACGGCCCGGATTCCGGGTACACGGGTACCAACGATCTGACGGGTTTTCACGTCGAGGCCATCGACGGCGGCATCGGCAAGATCGACGAGGCGACGCACGCTGTCGACGGCAGTTACGTGGTCGTGGACACCGGCCCGTGGATTTTCGGCTCGAAGGTGCTGCTGCCCGCCGGTGTGATCCAGCGCGTGGACACCGCGGGGGAGACGGTGTACGTCCTTCGGACCAGGGAGCAGATCAAGAGCGCCCCGGCGTATGACCCGGCCGGCCGGGATAGTGTCGCCTACCGCGACGACCTGGGCGGCTACTACGGCGGCATGCCGCCGATGTAGGTCATGTCAATGCCATTGGAGCCCGCCCGATACTCGGGTGGGCTCCGCTGGCATCGAGCCATCGACCGCCGGGATGGTTCACGGGGCGTCGTCGCGAGGAAAGTGTCCTGGGATTGCAGCCAGCCGTCGTATCGGGTCGAGCCCGGGAAGTCACGGTCGCGTCCAATGCCACCGTCTGCACCTGCCAATCGACCCCTGGGCGGCTGTATTCGGACAGGTACCAGGTCACCGGCCTCCGGGTCCAATCGCTGGTCGTTTCGCTCGTCTCGGTGCTGGGTATCGATCTGTCATGGGTATTGGAGCTGGCATTTTCCTTATCGCGGTGGGCGCGATTCTCGCGTTCGCCGTGGACTTCCAGGTTGTCGGGATCGACATCCGGGTCATCGGCTGGATTCTGATGGCCGCGGGAGCGGCGGGATTGATCTTCTTCTTCGCGTTCTGGAGCCGCCGCCGCACGACCGCCGTCGTCACGGAGCGCCGCGACTACGACGACCCGGCGGGGCCGCCGCTGTAGGCGTGTTCGAACGCGAGACGCCGATGACGTGGGGAGGGCACTATGACGGTGCCGAGTAGTACAGGGACGGCTCCTGAGCCGTCAGAAACCGACCCGCTGGGGGTGGAACCCGAGCCGGCCGATGAGACCGAGGCCGCCCGGGACGAGCAGGACCGCCGTGACGGCCAGATGCGCCGCGATGACAGCCAGCCGCCGATCGTCGGCGACGGCGGACCTGAGTCCTGACCCGCACCTGACCGCCGCCGTAACCGGCGGTCAGGTGCGGGTACTTCTCCGTCCGGGGTGGGTCAGCCCTCGGCTGATGAGCCGGTGGCCTGCCGACCGCGTTACTCCCCAGCTGTGGTTCTCCTGGACCTGGTCGTAGCCGCCGCACGATCCGTCGCACGTCGTACCAGGGAGTCCGGCGGGGTCTTCTCGTCGTCGGGTTGGTCGTCGACGTCCAGGAGGTGTGCGCGGTCGCGGTGGTCGTCGTAGACGACCTTGTCCGCGGCTGCGACCGGTACCGCCATCAGTACCCCGACGAGGCCGAGGAGCGCGCCGCCGGTCAGTCCGACGAGCAGCCTGTCCGGGCGCGACCATGCAGATGACGCCGAGCACACCCGGTCCGGTATGGACACCGTCGATTACGATCCCACTTGGGCGGGCCTTCACGCCCGTGCGGGCCCGCTCGCCGTGAGGCGGCCGTTTTCCCGAGGCCAGGTGCGGGTATTTCGAATGCATGACCAGTCAGCCGCCCCGTCCAGCGTGGGCTCCCACCCGGCCCACATGCCTTCCGACGTCACCCCGCAAGTCGGGGTGTTCGACCGGTTCGCCACCAAAGCCGCCACCTTCGCGTCCAAGGCGTGGTTCTTCGTCATCTGTGTCCTGCTCGTGCTGATCTGGGCGCCGTCATACTTCCTGATCGGCACCCTCGACACCTGGCAGCTGATCATCAACACGGCCACCACGATCATCACGTTCCTGCTGGTCGCGCTGCTGCAGAACACCCAGTCGCGCTCCGATCG
Proteins encoded in this window:
- a CDS encoding winged helix-turn-helix transcriptional regulator; this translates as MATTTAGQRREQAKRDYDAFLAGCPTRELLSTLTDKWVALLIPALAGGPQRHSELARRIAGVSQKMLTQTLRTMERDGLLTRTVTTSVPARVDYQLTPLGHDLFPVMVAIKTWAETHMDRVFQARTQFDTRT
- a CDS encoding PRC-barrel domain containing protein, with product MTSMSPNSGFDAWNYGPDSGYTGTNDLTGFHVEAIDGGIGKIDEATHAVDGSYVVVDTGPWIFGSKVLLPAGVIQRVDTAGETVYVLRTREQIKSAPAYDPAGRDSVAYRDDLGGYYGGMPPM
- a CDS encoding low affinity iron permease family protein; the protein is MPSDVTPQVGVFDRFATKAATFASKAWFFVICVLLVLIWAPSYFLIGTLDTWQLIINTATTIITFLLVALLQNTQSRSDRAVQDKLNAIADALADLMASQAHTAPQLQHDLEELRDAVGLEDKESA
- a CDS encoding SRPBCC family protein — translated: MSVVTETIEVDAPVRAVYNQWTQFEDFPQFMEGVDSIVQQADDRTHWKINIGGVEREFDAMIIEQVPDERVAWASVSGPRHAGLITFEPQSADRTSVTARINMEPEGITEKVGDALGLITRRVRGDLERFKEFLEARGSESGGWRGKIS
- a CDS encoding DUF6458 family protein, yielding MGIGAGIFLIAVGAILAFAVDFQVVGIDIRVIGWILMAAGAAGLIFFFAFWSRRRTTAVVTERRDYDDPAGPPL
- a CDS encoding DUF4267 domain-containing protein; protein product: MLITVANVLAGLIGVAVILMGANALRAPQAAAGFGIPDTPTADRTFQAWLAVKAVRDIAAGLLILVLLAGGTPHLLGSGMLAAAVIPVGDALIVLRSDGPKATAYGVHAATALVMLVISALLFAG
- a CDS encoding NADP-dependent oxidoreductase — protein: MRAVSYARFGGPEVLRVVTDLPVPQPGPGQVRVRVAASVVHPVDLMVRAGRFPAPLPTGLPYVPGWDVVGTVDAVGASVGDLTVDDDVIGFSPWLRTTVGAHAEFVVLDAAWLTAAPVGVSASEAATLPTNGLAAAQALDLLALPEGSSVLVTGAAGQVGGFTLALARHAGLHATGVAGVGDRDFVESQGATFVPRSDDPLAAAASFDAVVDLAVIGPSLMDLVRDGGGYVAASPPLRPEPTRGIRTFALNVLPDSTRLGELVTLVESGVIPLRVAGVYPFTDATAAHNLLAQGGVRGGVVIVP
- a CDS encoding GlsB/YeaQ/YmgE family stress response membrane protein, translated to MTVAGIISALIVGLIIGALGRLVLPGKQNIPIWVTIIVGILAALIGTAIARGLGVATTPGVDWIEIAIQVALAAVGVAIAAGVSGRRALR